TATATCCATACCGTTAGACCAATGTACAAAGCGTTTATTGAGCCATCAAAGCAACATGCAGATGTGATTGTAACGCGCGGTGGACAAAATAGAACTGCTATTGAAATCCTCAAAGCAAAAATCAGACAACTTCTGAATCAATAAGAATTATAAGGTAAATCATGCAAGGTTTAGTTAGCTTGCTAGGTATTCTAGTATTGTTTGGCATCGCTTATTTAGCGTCAGCCAAAAGAAAAAGTATTAACTGGCGAACGGTTGGTATTGCATTGTCGCTTCAAGTGTTTTTTGGTGCGTTTGTATTATACATCCCTGCGGGAAAGGAAATGCTTTTAAGTGTTTCTTCTGCCGTTTCAAGCGTAATAGGTTTTGGTCAGCAAGGTATTACATTTTTATTCGGTGATATTGCTAAGTTTAAATTAGGTTTTATCTTCGCGTTCCATGTTTTACCAATCATTGTGTTTTTCTCGGCTTTTATTGCGGTTTTATATCATATTGGCTTAATGGGAAAAATCATTAATGCTATTGGTGGTATTTTGCAAAAAGCGCTAGGTACTAGTCGTCCAGAGTCTATGTCGGCTGCGGCTAATATCTTTGTTGGGCAAACTGAAGCGCCATTAATTGTTAGACCTTTTATCAAAGGGATGACGCAGTCAGAATTATTCGCCGTAATGGTAGGTGGTTTAGCCTCTGTTGCGGGGTCTGTATTGGCTGGGTATGCCGGTATAGGTGTAGATATCAAGTATTTAGTTGCGGCAAGTTTTATGGCGGCACCTGGCGGCTTATTAATGGCTAAGTTAATTATGCCAGAAACAGAAACACCAACGAACGATTTAGAAGAATTGGATGAACCAGTCGACAAGCCTGTTAATGTGATTGATGCGGCGGCTTCGGGGGCATCAAGCGGTATGCAACTTGCGCTAAATGTAGGTGCGATGTTACTAGCATTTGTGGCATTGATTGCATTACTTAATGGGTTATTAGGTTATGTTGGTGGCTTGTTTGGGTACCCCGATTTCACCCTACAACTTGTACTAGGTTATGTTTTTCAGCCTTTAGCTTGGGTGCTAGGTGTACCTTGGCATGAGGCACAAATGGCAGGTAGTTTTATTGGGCAAAAATTGGTAGTTAACGAATTTGTAGCTTACGCAGACTTTGTTCAATATAAAGATCAATTAAGTGAATCTACGCAAGCCATTGTGACATTTGCACTATGTGGTTTCGCTAATTTATCATCAATAGCAATATTGTTGGGTGGCTTAGGTGGTATGGCGCCGTCACGCCGTCATGATATTGCAAGACTAGGCCTGAAAGCTGTTCTGGCTGCCTCATTAGCAAACTTAATGAGTGCGGCAATTGCAGGATTATTCCTATCCTTCTAAACATTTAATTTAAACCTGTTTATATTAAAGGGAGCGTTTGCTCCCTTTTTTTGTCTTATGCTTTGTTTACATTTTCATCAGTATCTATACTATTTGTTATATCGTGGCCTTTTTAACTGGTGTATATGTTGTTTGCGAAGTATTTCAATATTCTTATTTTATTATTCCTTTCTATATTTTGCTGCGTGCAGGCTACAACCGCTCAGGAGTTAGAGGAGCTGGTTTGGCTTACTGAAGACTATCCACCTTTTGCTTACGTAAATGAGCAAGGCGAGCCAGACGGTTTATACGTCAATATTGTAAAGGCTTTATGGAAAAAAGCAGGTATTGATGCAAACACTAAAATCTCTGTACTGCCTTGGGCTAGGGCGTATAAACTGGCCCAAACGGATAAGAAATACGTTTTATTTCCAATGAAAATGAGCGACCCTAGAAAAAAGCTATTTCGGTTTTTGGGACCCATCAATGGGCTGTCGGATAATGGCATTATTGTTAAGTCAGATGCATTAAAGAGCTACAAGCAAAATGTGTCATTAATTAATCATATAAATTTAAAGAAAAATTGTGGTATTGGGGTCTTACTGCATAGCTCAGATATTAATGAGCTACTTTGGCGTGGTGTAAAAGAAGATTGTTTAGTTAAGGTAAGCACGGTTGATCAGTTAGCGCGAATGTTGATAAAAGATCGGCTGCAATTTGTTACTAGTGATAAAGCAACAATAATGTGGGAGTTGGAAAAATTAGGCGAAAAACTGCCTGATTATAAAATGATTTATGTGTTTGAACCGAGTGATGGCGGGATTGCGTTGCATAAAAAAGTTGGTAACGAAACGTACGATGTATTGAATCAAGCGTTCAATGAGTTAGCTACAGAAAGTTTTTTTGAGAAAATAATGAGCGATTACCTTAATAATAGAAGCCAACCTTAATTTAATACTTTGTTAGATTAATCGAGTGGATGTCAGTTCGACGGGCTATGTGTTTATTAGAATTGGCAGGTTCATTAAAGTAGCGGTTAATATTTTAACCAGCTAGAGAGTCTTGTTCAAAACCGGTTATTAAAAGTAAAAAGGCAGCCTAAGCCTGTCTCTTGATCACAAGTTAGACTCTAGAGACTTAGCTAGCTCATAACCTTCAAGGATGGTTTGCAATTTGAACCATCCTTGCCATAACACCTTAACTGAAGCACGGCCCGTGCGTTTGGTATCTTTCCAGCCACCTAATTTAGCCAACTCTTGATAAGCCCATGACATATTAGGTACGCTGTCTGGCAGTTGGCTTTTCATTCGCTTTAACCATAATAACTTCCACGCTGTTGGCGACAGTACTTGTTCGCAACTAGCGTGCCCTTGTTCATTGGTGAATTTGAGTTGAAGTATTCTTGTCGCAACGAAACCGTTTATGGTCACCAGTCGTTCCACATTGTCTTTACTTTGTAGCCTTAAGCTTTCGATATCTGTACCGTCACTTTTCCAAACTTTATGATATTCCTCGACTAACCAGCGGTACTCATAGTGACTGACAACTTTCAATGCATCTTCTTTACTGTGGACTGGTTCATTGGTCAACAGATGCCAATTTAATTCGCTGTCTGGGTTTTCACGCTCGCTGCACCCCACATAATAAACAGGTAATGATTTTCCTTGTTTATTGCTCGGCACCTTTAAGGTCACTGGTGTAAAGACAATATCAAGTGTTGCACATCGCGCTTTTCTGCCGCCTTTCTGCGCTATATGAACTTGCTTTTGACCTGCGCTTTGTAATTCTGAAGCGAAGGCATAGAGTTTATTTTCGCCTTCTTCAATGTGGCGACTCTGCATTGAGCGCACTATAAACCGTTGCTGAGAGTCGAGTTTGTACTCGAGGTATTCGTAAATATCAGCTTCTCTATCACAAACAGAAATAACATCCAACATCTTACTTTGTAATCTATCAGCCATGTTTCGTGAAGCGGATTCCCATTTGTATCCTTCCTTCTCCTGATACGGCGT
This is a stretch of genomic DNA from Flocculibacter collagenilyticus. It encodes these proteins:
- a CDS encoding substrate-binding periplasmic protein, with the translated sequence MLFAKYFNILILLFLSIFCCVQATTAQELEELVWLTEDYPPFAYVNEQGEPDGLYVNIVKALWKKAGIDANTKISVLPWARAYKLAQTDKKYVLFPMKMSDPRKKLFRFLGPINGLSDNGIIVKSDALKSYKQNVSLINHINLKKNCGIGVLLHSSDINELLWRGVKEDCLVKVSTVDQLARMLIKDRLQFVTSDKATIMWELEKLGEKLPDYKMIYVFEPSDGGIALHKKVGNETYDVLNQAFNELATESFFEKIMSDYLNNRSQP
- a CDS encoding IS4 family transposase, with translation MLENATVWAEKQFGKTNLGDPRRTNRLVKLAATIANEPGKPLVNITQSPADMEGAYRFIRNDHVEPNAIADAGFQATVEQAQEHELLLALEDTTNIVYSHRSVRDDLGHVNQGNRHRGMLAHSILLFAPQSSKVVGLIEQSRWTRDITTRGKRRLHAQTPYQEKEGYKWESASRNMADRLQSKMLDVISVCDREADIYEYLEYKLDSQQRFIVRSMQSRHIEEGENKLYAFASELQSAGQKQVHIAQKGGRKARCATLDIVFTPVTLKVPSNKQGKSLPVYYVGCSERENPDSELNWHLLTNEPVHSKEDALKVVSHYEYRWLVEEYHKVWKSDGTDIESLRLQSKDNVERLVTINGFVATRILQLKFTNEQGHASCEQVLSPTAWKLLWLKRMKSQLPDSVPNMSWAYQELAKLGGWKDTKRTGRASVKVLWQGWFKLQTILEGYELAKSLESNL
- a CDS encoding NupC/NupG family nucleoside CNT transporter, with protein sequence MQGLVSLLGILVLFGIAYLASAKRKSINWRTVGIALSLQVFFGAFVLYIPAGKEMLLSVSSAVSSVIGFGQQGITFLFGDIAKFKLGFIFAFHVLPIIVFFSAFIAVLYHIGLMGKIINAIGGILQKALGTSRPESMSAAANIFVGQTEAPLIVRPFIKGMTQSELFAVMVGGLASVAGSVLAGYAGIGVDIKYLVAASFMAAPGGLLMAKLIMPETETPTNDLEELDEPVDKPVNVIDAAASGASSGMQLALNVGAMLLAFVALIALLNGLLGYVGGLFGYPDFTLQLVLGYVFQPLAWVLGVPWHEAQMAGSFIGQKLVVNEFVAYADFVQYKDQLSESTQAIVTFALCGFANLSSIAILLGGLGGMAPSRRHDIARLGLKAVLAASLANLMSAAIAGLFLSF